The Phenylobacterium montanum genomic interval CCGCGCCCGCCTTCCCGTATGCCGACGAGCGGATGGGCTATCTCCATCACCGGCCGCTGCTCAAGGCCGTCGCCGCGGTCGGCGGGGACCGGGTCTGCACCACGGGCGGGGAACTGGTGGTGAATGGCGTCGCCCGCGCGCCGATCGCCGCCGCTGATCACCAGGGTATGGCGCTGCCCCACTGGATCGGATGCCGGCGGCTGGACGAGGGTGAAGTGTTCGTCTTTTCCGCGCGGGTGCCGAACAGTTTCGACAGCCGCTACTACGGGCCAGTGCGCCTGGGCGACGTCCTGGGGGTCTACGAGTTGGCGGCGCCGATCGCCCCGGAGGCTGGCTAGTGGACGCCGCTGCAATCGCCGGCCTGTGCGCGCTGCTGGCGCGCGGCGACCTCGCCCAGCGCCTGCCCGCCGGGGTCACCTGTCCGGCCCCGGCGACGGCCACGCGGGGTGAGCTGTCGTCCGCGATGGAGTCTGCCCTGCGCATCCAAGTCACCGGTCCGGAAGCGCGTGAGGCCATCGCCCGGGTCGCCTATGCCGAGGCGGGAAACCAGGGCGACTCCGGTCTCGCCGGCGTGGTCTACACCATCCTCAACCGGCTGCAGGACGGACGCTGGGGGACCACGGTCGACAGTGTGCTCAACGCCCGTTCCCAGTTCGAGCCCGTCTCCCGAGTCGGGGGCGATTGGCGGCGTCTCCCTGCCGTTTCGTCTGCCGCCCAGGCCCGCATCGACACGATCCTGAACCTGGCGCTGGAGGGTCGTCTGCCGGACCTC includes:
- a CDS encoding S26 family signal peptidase, which codes for MFDVPISSFVPRGRVARTGRTAPAVLLFGLAVLTAIWLVSRPIVLLNRTPSEPPGFYILTARAPSRGDIIAFKTPAPAFPYADERMGYLHHRPLLKAVAAVGGDRVCTTGGELVVNGVARAPIAAADHQGMALPHWIGCRRLDEGEVFVFSARVPNSFDSRYYGPVRLGDVLGVYELAAPIAPEAG
- a CDS encoding cell wall hydrolase, translating into MDAAAIAGLCALLARGDLAQRLPAGVTCPAPATATRGELSSAMESALRIQVTGPEAREAIARVAYAEAGNQGDSGLAGVVYTILNRLQDGRWGTTVDSVLNARSQFEPVSRVGGDWRRLPAVSSAAQARIDTILNLALEGRLPDLTNGARFFQNPAIVADRARSGQVSPGLVNFGGAPPSAVIGAHSFYVEAGRGGRSSSGRALRSQGVAPIARTDVMFVGENRADPAPVADSAPALESSPSGDPAGDPSRRLFVSHDGRISADHP